The Sphingomonas sp. NBWT7 nucleotide sequence AAGGCAACGCAGGTCGTCTCGCAGGCGATCGAGACCGGCGGAACGCAGAGCCTCAATTATTTCATCGCGCAGAAATACGTCGAGGCGATCGGCAAGTTCGCGACCAGCCCGAATGCCAAGACGATCCTCTTCCCGGTCGAGGCAACGCAGCTGATCGGGTCGCTCGGCGGGATCGGCGAGCTGGCGAAGGCCGCGCTCGGAGACGTGGCGGCGCCTGCGACACGGCCGGCGCAGACGCCCACGCCGCACGTTCCGCGCGTCAAGGGCGGCGACCCGGCGTGAGCAGCGCGTGACGGACGCCGCCTATTGGCTGATCGCGGCGGTCGTGCTTGGCATCGCCGAGCTTGTCGCGCCCGGTGTGTTCTTCGTTTTTCTCGCGATCGCCGCCGGCATCGTCGCTGCCACGCTGCTTGCGCTGCCCGATCTGCCGCCGGTCGCACAGCTTGGCGCGTTCGGCGCGTGGAGCGTCGCCACGGTGCTGATCGGCCGGCGCTGGTATCGCGACTATCCGATCGAATCGGGCGATCCGCTGCTCAACGACCGCGCGGGCCGGATGATCGGCGCGTCCGCGATCGTCAGCGAGCCGATCGTCAACGGACGGGGCCGGGTTCGCGTCGGCGACGGGGAATGGCCCGCAACCGGGCCCGATACCGCCGCCGGCACAGCCATGCGGATCACCGCCGTCCTCGATGGGGTCGTGTCGGTCGAGGTGCTTTGATCGAGCGTCAGGCGTCGGCGGTGCCGGCGGAAGCATCAACGGCCAGCAGGCGACGGCGCGGCAACGCCTCGGGCATCTCGTCGCGGATGAATGCCAGCATCGCCTCGCGCAGATCGCAGCGCAGATCGAATGCGGTGCCCGCATCTTTTGCTGTCGCAAGCACGCGAACCTCGATCGCGTCGGGCTTGGTGTCGGTCACCTGCAACACGAACGATCGGCCGTCCCAGCGTGGGTTGGCGCGCACCAGTTCCTCGTAGCGCGCGCGCAGCCGCGGGATATCGGCGGTCGGATCGAGCCAGAAGAAGGCGCTGCCTAACAACTGGCTCGTGTTGCGCGTCCAGTTCTGGAACGGCATTTCGAGGAAGCGCGACACCGGCACCACCAAGCGCCGCTCGTCCCACAGTGCGATGACGACATAGGTCAGCCGGATCTCCTCGACCCGGCCCCATTCGTTCTCGATGATCAGTACGTCGTCGATGCGGATCGGCTCGGTGAAGGCGAGCTGGATCCCGGCGATGAGGTTCTTGAGCGCCGGCTGCGCTGCCGCGCCGACCGCGAGCCCCGCGAGCCCTGCGGAGGCCATCAGCGTGATGCCGACACTTCGGATGCTCGGGATAGACAGCAGCATCAGCGCCGCCGTGAGGACGCCGATCGCGATCACCACCACGCGGCCGAGGATCGCCGCCCGCGTGCGCCGCCGCCGCGCGCGCAGATTGTCCGACACCCCGATGTCGTAGCGCAGTTCGACGGCGCGGACGTAGACCCGCACCACCGTGATCAGCAGCCAGCCGATCAGGCCTGGGACGACGAAGCCGGTGGCGAATTGCCACAGATCGTTCGACCATTCGGACAGATCGAGGAAGCGCCGCGCCGCCGCGAGCGCAACGGCAACCGCCACCCAGCGCAGCGGCCGCGCCGACAGTTCAACTACTGCATCGTCGACCGATTCGGGCGTCCGCGCCGCGATGCGCCTGCCGATCGCGAGCGCCAGTGCATGCGCGGCAAGCGCAAGCACCACCGCCGCCGCGACCACGATGAGGTTCATCAGCGCGACCGGGACTTCCCAATCGCGCCATTCGGTCCAATCGAACGTCATGCCGCCATAGCGGCTGGCCGGTGCGCGGGTTCCGCGCCCCGGCCGTGCCGTCAGGCGGGCTGTGCCACCTTCGGGGCCGAGTCGCGCACGCCCTGGTCGACGTGCTCGGCGAACTGCGCGAAATTCTCGTTGAACAGGTCGACGAGCTTCGCCGCGGTCGTGTCGTAGCCGGCCTTGTCGGTCCAGGTCGCGCGCGGATCGAGGATCGCGCTATCGACGCCCGGCACCGACACCGGCACCTTGAAGCCAAAGTTGGGATCAGTGCGGAACTCGACGTCGTTGAGGCTGCCGTCGAGTGCGGCGTTGAGCAGCGCGCGCGTCGCCTTGATCGGCATGCGGTTACCGACGCCGTACTTGCCGCCCGTCCAGCCGGTGTTGACCAGCCAGCAATCGACCCCGCCCTTCGCGATCCGCTCCTTCAGGAGGTTGCCGTAGACCGACGGGTGGCGCGGCATGAACGGCGCGCCGAAGCACGTCGAGAAGGTCGCGTCAGGCTCGGTCACGCCGATTTCGGTCCCCGCGACGCGCGCGGTATAGCCCGACAGGAAGTGATACATCGCCTGGTCGGGCGTCAGCTTCGCGATCGGCGGCAGCACCCCATAGGCGTCCGCCGTCAGGAAGATGATGTTCTTGGGCACGCCGCCCATATTCTCTTCCGACGAATTCGGAATAAAATCGATCGGATAGGCGCCGCGGCTGTTCTCCGCGAGGCTCGCGTCGTCGAGGTCGAGCGTGCGCGTCACCTGATCCATCACCACGTTCTCGAGCACCGTGCCGAAACGCTTGGTGGTGGCAAAGATCTCGGGCTCGGCATCGGGCGAGAGGCGAATCATCTTGGCGTAGCAACCGCCCTCGAAGTTGAAGACGGCGGTATCCGACCAGCCATGCTCGTCGTCACCGATCAGCGTGCGGCTCGCGTCTGCCGACAGCGTCGTCTTGCCGGTGCCCGACAGGCCGAAGAATACCGCGGTCGACCCGTCGGCGCCCATGTTTGCCGAACAGTGCATCGGCATCACGCCGCTCGGCGGCAGCAGGTAGTTGAGCAGGCCGAACACGCTCTTTTTCATCTCGCCGGCGTATTTGGTGCCGCCGATCAGGATCAGCTTGTCGGTGAAGTTGACCGCGATCACCGTCTCGCTGCGGCAGCCGTGACGCGCCGGGTCCGCGCGGAAGCTCGGGAGATCGATGATCGTATAGTCGGCGACGAAATCCTTGAGCTGCGCCTCTTCCGGGCGGACCAGCATCGTGCGGATGAACAGGTTATGCCAGGCAAGCTCGTTGATGACGCGCACACGCACCCGATGTCCGGGCTGCGACCCGCCGAAGAGGTCCTGGACGAACACGTCCTCCTTCTCGCGCAGGCAGGCGAGGAAATCTTCCTTCAGCGCCGCGAAGTGCGCCGGCTCCATCGCCTTGTTGGACTTGCCCCACCACACCGTGTCGGCGGTTTCGGCATCCTTCACGATGAACTTGTCCTGCGCCGAGCGCCCGGTATGCGCGCCCGTCTCCACCACCAGCGGGCCGTCCGCCGAAAGCTTGCCTTCGCCGCGCGCGACCGCGGCCTCCACCAGTCGCGCGGTAACAAGGTTCCAGTGCAACGTGGCGCGGATCTCGATACCCTGCGTCTCGAGACCGGCGTCAGGAATTCGATCGCTCACGTCCATTTCCCCTAATTCAATCTGCGTGCGTCCGCCCTGCATACGTATGCGGCTTTCCCGTCCGCATATCGGCGAGGGATAAGCGCGTCAAACGCCCGCGGCATTGAGCGCGTCCCTGCTTTGCACTAACTGCGCCGTGATGACGGCTACGATCGCGCTCGTCGATGATGATCGCAACATCCTCACCTCGGTTTCGATCGCGCTCCAGGCCGAGGGCTTCCTGACGCGCGTCTATTCGGATGGCGAGACGGCGCTGAAGGCGCTGGTCGACAATCCCGCCGATCTCGCGATCTTCGACATCAAGATGCCGCGGATGGACGGCCTCGAACTGCTGCGTCGGCTGCGCGAGAAGAGCCGCATCCCGGTGATCTTCCTGACCAGCAAGGACGACGAGCTCGACGAGGCGCTCGGCCTGGCGATGGGAGCGGACGATTATATCGCCAAGCCGTTCAGCCAACGGCTGCTGATCGCGCGCATCCGCGCCATCCTGCGCCGTACCGAACTGACGCAGACGGCCGATCCCGCCGCGGCCGATGCGCAGCCGCCGCTCGAGCGTGGCCGCCTCTCGATGGATCCGGCGCGTCACCGCGTCACCTGGAACGGCGAGGCGGTGACGCTGACCGTCACCGAATTCCTCATCCTCGAAACGCTGGCACAGCGGCCCGGCATCGTGAAGACGCGCAACCAGCTGATGGATGCCGCTTATCAGGACGACATCTACGTCGACGACCGAACGATCGATTCGCACATCAAGCGCGTCCGGCGGAAATTCCGCGAGGTCGATCCCGGGTTCGATTCGATCGAGACATTATATGGTGCCGGATATCGCTTCTCCGAAGAGTGACGGCAGCGATCTGGCGCTGCGCTGGTCCGGGCGCGTCTCGCTCACGCGGCGGATCCTGGCGGTCAACATCTTCGCGTTGCTGATGCTCGCCGGTGGCTTCTTCTATCTCGATTCCTACCGCAGTCGGATCCTCGACAGTCGCGTCGAGCAGGCGATGCGCGAGGCGCGGCTGGTTGCCGAGGCGCTGAGCGCGGCGACGCCCGATCGGCGCGACCTACTGATGCTCCGCCTCGCGCGCGACACCGGCGCCAGGCTGCGCCTCTACGCACCCGACGGCACGATCATCGCCGATACGCGGGCAATGGGCGACCGCAGCTTCTTGCTGCGCGATCCAGACAAAGAGGGCTGGCGCAAACGCGTCGCACGCTTCCTCGATGCCGGGATCGACACCGTGGTAGGCGCGGTCCGCGCGCCGCTCTACCGCGAGCGGCGCGGCGGCATGACGTGGCCCGACGTGCGTACCGCGACCGCCGGACGCGCGTCGGGCACCGTATGGCGCGCGCCCGATCGCACCCCGGTGATCACCGCCGCCGCGCCGCTGGTCAACCGCGCGGGATCGGTGATGACGACGACCAACGCGCGCGACGTGACGCAGACGGTACGCGTCGAGCGCCTGTGGTTGGGCATCGTCCTGCTGATCGTCACGCTGGTGTCGATCCTGCTGTCGCTGTTCCTCGCGCGCACCATCGTCCGCCCGCTGCGCCGCCTTGCGCGCGCGGCGGTACGCGTCCGGCTCGGCCGTGCGCGCGAGGTGGTGGTGCCGCGCCTGCCCGATCGCGGCGACGAGATCGGCATGCTCGCGCGCGCGCTGTCGGACATGAGCCAGGCGCTGCGTGCGCGGATCGACGCGACCGAGGCGTTCGCCGCCGACGTGACGCATGAGCTCAAGAACCCGCTGGCGTCGCTCCGCTCCGCGGTCGACGTGTTCGGCACCGTCGACGACCCTGCGCTGCGGGAACGGTTGCTGACGATCGTGCGCGACGACGTTCACCGGCTCGATCGGCTGATCAGCGACATCTCCGACGCGTCGCGCCTCGACGCACAGCTCAGTCGCGCCAAGTTCGAGCCGCTCGACCTCGCCGCGCTGCTCGCCGCGCTGGTCCGCGCGCGGATCGACCGCGGCGTCGAGCGCGATGTTCGCCTACGCCTGGACATCACCGACGATCGCGCGCTGACGGTCTTCGGCGACGGTGCGCGGCTGGAACGGGTTTTTGCCAATCTCGTCGATAATGCCATCTCCTTCTCGCCTGACGGCGGCACGGTGGCGCTCTCCGCGCTCAACAGCGACGCGGCGCTCGACGTGCGGATCGAGGACGAGGGACCCGGCGTACCCGAGGAGGCGCGCGAGGAAATCTTCCGCCGCTTCCACTCTGTGCGGCCCGATGTCGAGGCGTTCGGCCGGCACTCCGGGCTCGGCCTCGCGATTGCACGCACGATCGTCGAGGCGCATGGGGGCAGCATTCACGTCGAATCGCGCGAAGATCGCCTGGGCGGCGCTCGCTTCGTCGTTCGGCTGCCGCTCAATGACCGGAGTTGACGTGCCTCTACGCGAGACGATTCATGCCTCGACGGTGGCGATCGGCGGCCGCGCCGTGCTGATCCGCGGCGCGTCGGGCAGCGGCAAGTCCGATCTCGCACTGCGCCTCATCGATCGCGGCGCGCAGCTCGTGTCGGACGATTATACCGTGATCGAGGCGCGTGATGGCCAGCTCGTCGCCAGCGCACCGGAGACGATCGCCGGACGGATCGAGGTGCGCGGGCTCGGCATCGTCCCCTGCCCGCCCGCCGACCCAGCCGTGGTCGCGCTTGCCGTCCGCGTCGACGCGCCGCCGCAGCGCATCCCGGAAGCGGAACGTGACATCATCGGCGGGATCGCCATCCCCTGCCTCGCGCTCGATCCCCGCCCCGCCTCCGCACCTCTGCTCGTCGAGCTCGCGCTGAAGCATCGCCTGCCATGAACGATATGCCTGAGATCATGCTCGTCACCGGCCTGTCGGGTGCCGGCAAATCGACCGTCCTGCGCACGCTGGAGGATATCGGCTGGGAAGTGGTCGACAATCTGCCGCTGTCGCTGCTCGATCGGTTGCTCAGCGCCGATACGCCGGCGATTGCGAAGGGCACGTCGCGACCGTTGGCAATTGGGATCGGCGCGGCCACGCGCGATTTCGATCCTGCGCGGATCATCGATCAGGTCGCGCGACTGCGCGATCGCAATGATCTCAAGCTCACCGCGCTGTTCCTCACCTGTGCCACTGACGAGCTCGCGCGGCGCTACGACGAGACGCGTCGGCGCCACCCCTCGGCGCGCGACCGCCCCGCACGCGAGGGGATCGAGCATGAACGGACGCTGCTCGATCCGCTGTGCCGCTGGGCGACCTATCTGGTCGATACCAGCCGCCTCACCGGCGCCGATCTTGCGCAGCGCATCCGGCGCGATTTCACGCGGCCGGGCTTGGGCGAGACGATGCTGTCGGTCACCTCGTTCGGCTTCTCGCGCGGGTTGCCGCCAGATGCGGACCTCGTCTTCGACATGCGCTTCCTGCGCAATCCGTACTGGGACCCGGCGTTGCGGCCGGGCACCGGGCGCGATCCCGCCGTTGCCGCCTATGTTGCCGCGGATCCGGCGTACGAGCCGGCGGTTGCCGCGATCGAGGACCTGCTGCTGCTGCTTCTCCCCCGCTACCACGTGGAGGGCAAGGCGTACGTCAACGTCGCGATCGGCTGTACCGGCGGGAGACACCGGTCGGTGCACGTGGCGGAGCGGATCGCCAAACGGTTGCGTGAGGCAGGATTTTCGCCCACGGTCACGCATCGCGACTTGGCGGCCGTGCCGCATGATACGCTCGAGGGACAGCCGGACCGGCAATGAACGAATTGACGACGCAGATGATCGGGCTGGTGCTCGTCACGCACGGCCGGCTGGCCGACGAGTTCGTGACGGCGATGGAGCATGTCGTCGGCCCGCAGACGCAAGTCCGCACCGTCGCGATCGGGCCAGATGACGACATGGAGGCACGGCGTGCAGACATCCGCGCGGCGATCGCGGAGGTGGATGCCGGGCGCGGCGTGATCGTTCTCACCGATCTGTTCGGCGGCACGCCGTCGAACCTCGCGATCTCGCTGATGGAGCGCGGCCGGATCGAGGTCATCGCTGGCATCAACCTGCCGATGCTGATCCGGCTCGAATCGGCGCGGCGCAAGCTGGGTGTCGCCGCCGCAGTTGCCGCCGCACGCGAGGCAGGACGCAAATACATCTCGGTCGCGTCCGAGGTGCTCGGCGTAGGTGAGGCGGCGGCATGAGCGTGGTGCGCGAGGTGCTCATCGCCAACCGGCGCGGGCTTCATGCGCGCGCCAGCGCGAAGTTCGTGACGCTCGCGACGCAGCAGCCGATCCCCGTCCACGTGGCGAAGGGCGGATCGACCGTTACCGGCACGTCGATCATGGGGTTGATGATGCTCGGCGCGGCGAAGGGCGATACGATCACGATCAGTGCCGAGGGCGATGGCGCCGAGGCGGTGGTGGCGACGATGTGCGATCTCGTCGAGGCGAAGTTCGGCGAGGATTGATCGCAGCCGATGCCGCGGTCGATCACTGCCTATTCCAACCCGCTGGTGAAGCGCGTCCAGGGGTTGCGCGACAAGCGGCACCGGCGTGAGGAGGGCTTGTTCCTCGCCGAAGGGCTGCGCATCCTCACCGAGGCGCGCGAGACGGGGCGTGTGCCGGAACTGATGTTCTACGCCGCCGCGAGCGCGCGGCATCCGCTGGTAATCGCGCTGATCGACGCCGTCGAGGCGGCCGGGGGCGAAGCGATCGAGACGACCGAGGCGATCCTTTCCAAACTGTCGGGCAAGGACAATCCGCAGTCGGTGGTCGGCGCCTTCGCCACGCTCGACACCTCACTCGAGCGGCTCGATCGCACCAATAGCCCCATCTGGCTCGTCGCCGAGCGGCTGCGCGATCCCGGCAACCTCGGCACTATCCTGCGCACCGGCGACGCGGTGGGTGCCGGCGGGCTGATCCTGATCGGCGACAGCGTCGATCCCTTCTCGACCGAGGCGGTACGCGCAAGCATGGGCGCTTTGTTCACTATGCCGCTCGCGCGCACGACGTGGGATGCCTTTCTGCCGTGGCTGCGAAGCGGGCCGGGTCAGCTCGTCGGGCTCAGCCTGCGCACCGACACCGATTATCGCGCGGCGACCTATCAGGCGCCCACCTTCCTCCTCACCGGAAACGAGGCGCAGGGGCTGCCGCGTGAGGCGGAGGACGCGTGCGATCTGCTAGTCAAGCTGCCGATGCGCGGCAAGGCCGACAGCCTGAATGCGGCCGTCGCCACCGCCGTCATGGCCTATCAGGTGCTGAGCCAACACGCGCCGGCGGCAGGAGCGTCCCGATGACCGATCCGACCGACCTTCCCTATCGCCCGTGCGTCGGGATCATGCTGCTCAACCGCGATAGCGACGTGTTCGTCGGGCAGCGGCTCGATTCGACGCTCGAGGCGTGGCAGATGCCGCAGGGCGGGATCGATCCGGGCGAGGAGCCGCTGGCTACCGCGATCCGCGAGCTCGGCGAGGAGACGGGGATCGCGCCCCGCCACGTCGAACTGATCGCCGAGGCGCCGGGAGAGTTCCATTACGATCTACCGCCCGAACTCATCGGCAAGGTGTGGAAGGGCAAATACCGCGGGCAGGTCCAGCGCTGGTTCCTGTTCCGCTTCACCGGGCGTGACAGCGATATCGACATCGAAACGGCGCATCCGGAATTTCGCGCGTGGCGCTGGGCCGCGGCGGACGATCTCCCGACGATCATCGTCCCGTTCAAGCGCGGTCTTTACCAACAGGTTCTGGCCGCCTTCTCGTCTCACCTCACCTGAGCCACGATCCGCCCCCGCACGCTTCATCGCCGCGCGGCGCTGCCATATCATAACGCCGTGCGCCTCGCCCTTCTTCTCGCTGCCCCTTTTTTGCCGTCCGACGAGGCGACGGTCGCCAGCGCCGAGCCCGTAGAGGTGCCCGCCGCGATCCGCGCGATGCTCGATGCCGCGCTCGCTTCGGGCAACGAGGGTGACGTTACGACGATCGTCAAATACGCCCGTACCGCCGACCCGGCGAGCGGTGACGCCGTCGCGAGGATCGCAAACGACTGGCGCGCGGTGCGCGCGCGCGAGCGCCAGACGCGAATCGAGCGCGCCGGCCTGTTCGATCTGTGGACCGGCCGCGCTGAGCTGGGCGGCTTCGTCACCACCGGCAACACCGACAGCGCGGGCGTTACCGGCATCCTCGATCTGACACGCGAGGGCCTCGAATGGCGGCACAAGCTGCGCGCCCAGGCCGATTTCCAGCGCGCGTTCGGCATCACGACGCGCGAACATTATCTCGCGGCGTACGAGCCCAATTGGAAGATCGACGCGCGCCAATATGTCTACGGCGCCGCCCAATATGAGAGCGATCGCTTCTTCGGCTATACCGATCGCTACTCGGCCTCGGCCGGTGCCGGGCTGACCGCGATCCAGCAGCCCTCGATGACGCTCAATCTCGAGCTCGGCCCGGCGTTCCGCCACACCGAATTCACCGACAGCAATGTCGAAAGCAGCATCGCCGCGCGCGGTAGTATCGATTTCGACTGGAAGCTGTCCCCGGGCCTGACGCTGACGCAGGATACGTCGGCCTATCTACAGCGCTTCAACTCGACCATCAGCGGTACGACCGCGATCGCCGCGCGGCTGATCGGGCCGCTATCGGCGCAGGTCAGCTATACCGTCCAATATGAGAGCATGCCGCCGATCGGCCGCGTTTCGACCGACACCACCAGCCGCGCGTCGCTCGTCTATACCTTCTGACCGCCGATGCCGGCGTTCAGCGTCAGCGCAGCCCGCCCGCGAGCAGCTTGTGCAGCTTCGAATGCAGCCCGTCGTTCGCGGCGAGGAATTCGTTGCGCTCGATCGCCCGGTCGCCGCCGCGGAAATCGGTGACGAAGCCGCCGGCTTCCTTGACGAGCAGCATCCCCGCCGCGACATCCCACAGCTTGAGGTCGGATTCCCAATAGCCGTCGAACCGCCCGGCCGCGACCCAGGCGAGATCGAGCGCTGCCGATCCGAGCCGCCGGATGCCCGCCACCTGCGGCGCGATCGCGCCGAAGATTCGCGTCCACTGCGCGAAATCGCCGTGACCCATGAACGGAATTCCCGTCGCGACCAGCGATTCGGTCAGTTCGCGCCGCGATGAGACGCGCAGCCGCTGATCCTGCAACCATGCGCCACGGCCCTTTTCGGCCCAGAAACTCTCATCGGTCAGCGGCTGATAGACGAGTGCCGTCGTGATCTCGCGCTTGCCGCTCGGCATCGGCTCCTCGACCGCGATCGACATCGCGAAATGCGGAATGCCGTGGAGGAAGTTCGATGTACCGTCGAGCGGGTCGACGATGAAGCGCGGCTTGGACGGATCGCCGGCGATCTCGCCGCGCTCCTCCATCAGTAAGCCCCAATCGGGCCGCGCCTTCGACAGCTCCTCGTACAGCGTCTGCTCAGCGCGCTTGTCCGCCATCGTCACGAAGTCCGCCGGCCCCTTGCGGCTGACCTGCAACTGCTGGACTTCGTTGAAGTCGCGGCGCAGCCGCGGCGCGGCCTTGCGCGCGGCGCGCTCGATGACGGAAAAGAGGCCGGAATGGGCTGGCATGATGCTTACCTTCTGCCCGCCCGATCAGAAGGCGGGTCGGGAAGCGGCGCCAATCGGCAGCCGCTTCCATAACAAGTCGAAATCAGTCCGCGCGGCGGACGTAAGTCTGCTCGTACACGTCGACGACGATGCGCGTGCCGCTGGCGATGTGCGGCGGCACCATCACGCGCACGCCATTATCGAGCACCGCCGGCTTGTAGCTCGACGAGGCGGTCTGCCCCTTCACCACCGCGTCCGCCTCGACGATCGTCGCCTCGATCGTGTCGGGCAACTGCACGCTGATGGCTTCCTCCTCGTAGAGTTCCATCACCACGTCCATCCCGTCCTGCAGGAAGGCGGCGGCGTCGCCGAGCAGGTCGCGCGGCAGCGTCACCTGATCATAGGTTTCCTTGTCCATGAAGACGAGCCCGTCGCCGTCGGCGAACAGGAACTGGAAGTCCTTGGTGTCGAGCCGCACGCGCTCCACCGTTTCAGCCGAGCGGAAGCGGACGTTGTTCTTGCGGCCGTCGCGCAGGTTCTTGAGCTCGACCTGCATGTACGCGCCGCCCTTGCCGGGCTGCGTGTGCTGGATCTTCACCGCGCGCCAGATGCCGCCTTCGTACTCGATGATGTTGCCGGGACGGATGTCCACGCCGCTGATCTTCATGGATCTATACCTGCTGGAAAGAGCGATCCGCGCCTCTAGCGGCGCGGCGCCGATCCGGCAAGCAGCGGGTAGGGATTGCGCGGCTCGCCCTGATACCAGCGCTCGCCCGCATGCATCCGGCTGACGCCGAAATGCAGGTGCGTGTTTCCTGCTCCCGCGTTACCAGTATCGCCCACGAAGCCGAGCAGCGTGCCGCGCTTGACGCTAAGCCCTTCCTGGACGCCCGGCGCATAGCCCGCGAGATGCGCGTAATAATAGCTCCACGCGCGATCTGGCGACCGTACGTAGAGCGTGGTCCCGCCAGCGACGCTGCCGAACAGCTTTTCTACCGTCCCTGGTGCGGCGGCGACGACCGGTGTGCCGCCCGGCGCCGGGATGTCGATCGCCTGATGCGTGCGCAGCCCCCCTGCCCGGCTGTGCCCCCAGGTATCGACCAACGCCTCTGCCCGGACGCCGGCCACCGGCACGGCGAGCGGCGCGCCGACGGTCGGCAAAGCCGGCGGCGATGCCGGTGCGACGCGCCCCGGCTCGGCTTCTCGAACCGCTGAGCCGCCGCCGAACGACACCATCGAGGCGAAGCCGGCGAGCATCAGCACGATCAGCCCGAGGATCGTCGCACCGAGCCTGGTCACGGCATCACGCCTGGAAGATCACCGGCGTTCCGGATTTCACCATCAGCGCGACGCGCGCCGCATCCCAGTTCGTCAGCCGCACGCATCCGTTGCTCTCGGTGCGGCCGATCTTCTCCGGATCGGGCGTGCCGTGGATGCCGTAATGTTCGCGGCTGAGATCGATCCACACCACGCCAACCGGGTTGTTGGGGCCCGGCGGAATGATCTGCGCCTGCTTGCTGTCGCTGACGCGCTTCAGGATCTTTGGGTTCATCTTCCAATCGGGATTGGGCGAGACGTGCAGCACCTTCCAATTGCCGATCGGCAGCGGGTCGCTCGCCGATCCGATCGTCGCGCTATACTGTCCGATCAACCGCCCCTGCGCATCATAGGCCCGCAGCAGCTTGTCGGACTTGTCGACGACGATCTTGTCGGCCTTGGGCGCGGCGGCATCGACGTTAAGCTGCGCCAGCGTCTGGCGCCACTGCGGCGTGGCGTCGTCGGGGTAGGCGCGTGACGTCGGCAGCGCGTTGGGGAACACCATCTTCTGCCCCGCCGCGAGTTGCGCGCCCGGGTTGAGCGCAGCGAGCACCGCCGGCGTGGTGTGGAACATTTCGGCCAGCTTCTCGACCGGCGCCGAGTAGAACATGCCGTCGAGCTTGGCCTGATCGGCATAATCCTTTGGGATCGTCTGGACGAACGGCCCCGCCAGCGCGCGCTGATCGACCGTCAGCGTCACCGTCGGCCGGACCGAGCGATACGGATAAAGCGCGCGCAGCGTCGCCTGGTCTGTCTTCCCTGTCACCGGCAAGCCGCGCGACTGCTGGAAGCCCTTGAGTGCATTGACGAGCGACATGCCGCCACGCCCGTCGAGTACGCCCGGCCCAAAGCCGAGCTTATCGAGGATCACCTGGACGTGAAGAATCGAGCGATCGATCGGCGGCG carries:
- a CDS encoding NfeD family protein, translating into MTDAAYWLIAAVVLGIAELVAPGVFFVFLAIAAGIVAATLLALPDLPPVAQLGAFGAWSVATVLIGRRWYRDYPIESGDPLLNDRAGRMIGASAIVSEPIVNGRGRVRVGDGEWPATGPDTAAGTAMRITAVLDGVVSVEVL
- a CDS encoding mechanosensitive ion channel family protein; translated protein: MTFDWTEWRDWEVPVALMNLIVVAAAVVLALAAHALALAIGRRIAARTPESVDDAVVELSARPLRWVAVAVALAAARRFLDLSEWSNDLWQFATGFVVPGLIGWLLITVVRVYVRAVELRYDIGVSDNLRARRRRTRAAILGRVVVIAIGVLTAALMLLSIPSIRSVGITLMASAGLAGLAVGAAAQPALKNLIAGIQLAFTEPIRIDDVLIIENEWGRVEEIRLTYVVIALWDERRLVVPVSRFLEMPFQNWTRNTSQLLGSAFFWLDPTADIPRLRARYEELVRANPRWDGRSFVLQVTDTKPDAIEVRVLATAKDAGTAFDLRCDLREAMLAFIRDEMPEALPRRRLLAVDASAGTADA
- a CDS encoding phosphoenolpyruvate carboxykinase; translated protein: MDVSDRIPDAGLETQGIEIRATLHWNLVTARLVEAAVARGEGKLSADGPLVVETGAHTGRSAQDKFIVKDAETADTVWWGKSNKAMEPAHFAALKEDFLACLREKEDVFVQDLFGGSQPGHRVRVRVINELAWHNLFIRTMLVRPEEAQLKDFVADYTIIDLPSFRADPARHGCRSETVIAVNFTDKLILIGGTKYAGEMKKSVFGLLNYLLPPSGVMPMHCSANMGADGSTAVFFGLSGTGKTTLSADASRTLIGDDEHGWSDTAVFNFEGGCYAKMIRLSPDAEPEIFATTKRFGTVLENVVMDQVTRTLDLDDASLAENSRGAYPIDFIPNSSEENMGGVPKNIIFLTADAYGVLPPIAKLTPDQAMYHFLSGYTARVAGTEIGVTEPDATFSTCFGAPFMPRHPSVYGNLLKERIAKGGVDCWLVNTGWTGGKYGVGNRMPIKATRALLNAALDGSLNDVEFRTDPNFGFKVPVSVPGVDSAILDPRATWTDKAGYDTTAAKLVDLFNENFAQFAEHVDQGVRDSAPKVAQPA
- a CDS encoding response regulator transcription factor, whose protein sequence is MTATIALVDDDRNILTSVSIALQAEGFLTRVYSDGETALKALVDNPADLAIFDIKMPRMDGLELLRRLREKSRIPVIFLTSKDDELDEALGLAMGADDYIAKPFSQRLLIARIRAILRRTELTQTADPAAADAQPPLERGRLSMDPARHRVTWNGEAVTLTVTEFLILETLAQRPGIVKTRNQLMDAAYQDDIYVDDRTIDSHIKRVRRKFREVDPGFDSIETLYGAGYRFSEE
- a CDS encoding stimulus-sensing domain-containing protein produces the protein MVPDIASPKSDGSDLALRWSGRVSLTRRILAVNIFALLMLAGGFFYLDSYRSRILDSRVEQAMREARLVAEALSAATPDRRDLLMLRLARDTGARLRLYAPDGTIIADTRAMGDRSFLLRDPDKEGWRKRVARFLDAGIDTVVGAVRAPLYRERRGGMTWPDVRTATAGRASGTVWRAPDRTPVITAAAPLVNRAGSVMTTTNARDVTQTVRVERLWLGIVLLIVTLVSILLSLFLARTIVRPLRRLARAAVRVRLGRAREVVVPRLPDRGDEIGMLARALSDMSQALRARIDATEAFAADVTHELKNPLASLRSAVDVFGTVDDPALRERLLTIVRDDVHRLDRLISDISDASRLDAQLSRAKFEPLDLAALLAALVRARIDRGVERDVRLRLDITDDRALTVFGDGARLERVFANLVDNAISFSPDGGTVALSALNSDAALDVRIEDEGPGVPEEAREEIFRRFHSVRPDVEAFGRHSGLGLAIARTIVEAHGGSIHVESREDRLGGARFVVRLPLNDRS
- a CDS encoding HPr kinase/phosphorylase, whose product is MPLRETIHASTVAIGGRAVLIRGASGSGKSDLALRLIDRGAQLVSDDYTVIEARDGQLVASAPETIAGRIEVRGLGIVPCPPADPAVVALAVRVDAPPQRIPEAERDIIGGIAIPCLALDPRPASAPLLVELALKHRLP
- the rapZ gene encoding RNase adapter RapZ is translated as MNDMPEIMLVTGLSGAGKSTVLRTLEDIGWEVVDNLPLSLLDRLLSADTPAIAKGTSRPLAIGIGAATRDFDPARIIDQVARLRDRNDLKLTALFLTCATDELARRYDETRRRHPSARDRPAREGIEHERTLLDPLCRWATYLVDTSRLTGADLAQRIRRDFTRPGLGETMLSVTSFGFSRGLPPDADLVFDMRFLRNPYWDPALRPGTGRDPAVAAYVAADPAYEPAVAAIEDLLLLLLPRYHVEGKAYVNVAIGCTGGRHRSVHVAERIAKRLREAGFSPTVTHRDLAAVPHDTLEGQPDRQ
- a CDS encoding PTS sugar transporter subunit IIA — translated: MIGLVLVTHGRLADEFVTAMEHVVGPQTQVRTVAIGPDDDMEARRADIRAAIAEVDAGRGVIVLTDLFGGTPSNLAISLMERGRIEVIAGINLPMLIRLESARRKLGVAAAVAAAREAGRKYISVASEVLGVGEAAA